One Anolis carolinensis isolate JA03-04 chromosome 4, rAnoCar3.1.pri, whole genome shotgun sequence DNA window includes the following coding sequences:
- the LOC100559144 gene encoding leukocyte elastase inhibitor A isoform X1 has protein sequence MDLSITKDSLPKTITSFGLDLYKKLNKSDVCKNIFFSPMSISTALGMVLVGAWGNTKTQMGKVLHFDRSLEDTRSYAFQRRMADVSEPEKENVDGKINLEVKKLLSQLNHLSPGYQMNIANNLFIQRGYDFFQQYLVCIKDVYGATLESVDFYNATEEARQTINLEVDKQTQGNIKELFPPGVIGPDTVLVLANAIYFKATWEHQFDPSRTTEKDFRLNENESKPVQMMHQRGRFQLGHVGSINAQILCLPYVGELLSMIILLPKDISDLEQVENTMTCETLADWTSQQNMMEHHVDVYIPRFKLEDTFDLNITLQALGMTDVFDESKADLSGMSPSQQLFLSKVIHKAYVDVNEVGTEAAAATGASVSTRSLISYELFLADHPFLFCIRHNPTNTILFLGKFCSP, from the exons ATGGATTTAAGCATCACCAAGGATTCTCTTCCTAAAACAATTACATCATTTGGCCTTGATCTTTATAAGAAGCTGAATAAAAGTGATGTGTGCAAAAACATCTTCTTTTCTCCAATGAGCATTTCAACTGCACTGGGCATGGTGCTAGTAGGTGCCTGGGGAAATACTAAGACTCAGATGGGAAAG GTGCTTCACTTTGATAGAAGTCTAGAAGATACACGATCATATGCTTTTCAAAGAAGAATGGCAGATGTTTCAGAACCTGAAAAGGAGAATGTG GATGGGAAAATCAACCTAGAAGTCAAGAAACTCTTGTCTCAGTTGAATCATCTCAGTCCTGGCTACCAGATGAACATAGCAAACAATTTGTTCATACAAAGAGGATATGATTTTTTCCAA CAATATCTTGTATGCATTAAGGATGTCTATGGAGCTACACTGGAAAGTGTTGATTTTTATAATGCTACTGAAGAAGCAAGGCAGACAATTAACCTTGAAGTTGACAAACAGACACAAG GAAACATCAAAGAACTTTTTCCTCCGGGTGTGATTGGACCGGACACTGTTCTGGTGTTGGCGAATGCCATCTACTTTAAGGCAACTTGGGAACACCAATTTGATCCGAGTCGTACAACAGAAAAAGACTTTAGGCTGAACGAG AATGAAAGTAAGCCTGTGCAGATGATGCATCAGAGAGGTCGATTTCAGTTGGGACATGTAGGATCAATAAATGCACAGATCCTTTGTCTTCCATATGTTGGTGAACTGTTGTCCATGATCATTTTGCTGCCGAAAGACATCAGTGACCTAGAGCAG GTTGAAAACACAATGACTTGTGAGACGCTGGCAGACTGGACTTCACAGCAAAATATGATGGAGCATCATGTGGATGTATATATACCCCGTTTCAAACTCGAAGACACCTTTGACCTCAACATTACTTTGCAAGCACTGGGGATGACCGATGTGTTTGATGAAAGCAAGGCTGACCTATCAGGCATGTCCCCCTCGCAGCAACTGTTCTTGTCCAAAGTTATTCACAAAGCCTATGTGGATGTTAATGAAGTGGGGACTGAAGCAGCAGCGGCAACAGGTGCTTCTGTGTCTACGAGATCCTTAATATCCTATGAACTCTTTTTAGCTGATCACCCATTCCTCTTCTGTATCCGACATAATCCAACAAACACTATACTTTTCCTCGGCAAATTTTGCTCTCCTTAA
- the LOC100559144 gene encoding serpin B12 isoform X2, whose protein sequence is MNIANNLFIQRGYDFFQQYLVCIKDVYGATLESVDFYNATEEARQTINLEVDKQTQGNIKELFPPGVIGPDTVLVLANAIYFKATWEHQFDPSRTTEKDFRLNENESKPVQMMHQRGRFQLGHVGSINAQILCLPYVGELLSMIILLPKDISDLEQVENTMTCETLADWTSQQNMMEHHVDVYIPRFKLEDTFDLNITLQALGMTDVFDESKADLSGMSPSQQLFLSKVIHKAYVDVNEVGTEAAAATGASVSTRSLISYELFLADHPFLFCIRHNPTNTILFLGKFCSP, encoded by the exons ATGAACATAGCAAACAATTTGTTCATACAAAGAGGATATGATTTTTTCCAA CAATATCTTGTATGCATTAAGGATGTCTATGGAGCTACACTGGAAAGTGTTGATTTTTATAATGCTACTGAAGAAGCAAGGCAGACAATTAACCTTGAAGTTGACAAACAGACACAAG GAAACATCAAAGAACTTTTTCCTCCGGGTGTGATTGGACCGGACACTGTTCTGGTGTTGGCGAATGCCATCTACTTTAAGGCAACTTGGGAACACCAATTTGATCCGAGTCGTACAACAGAAAAAGACTTTAGGCTGAACGAG AATGAAAGTAAGCCTGTGCAGATGATGCATCAGAGAGGTCGATTTCAGTTGGGACATGTAGGATCAATAAATGCACAGATCCTTTGTCTTCCATATGTTGGTGAACTGTTGTCCATGATCATTTTGCTGCCGAAAGACATCAGTGACCTAGAGCAG GTTGAAAACACAATGACTTGTGAGACGCTGGCAGACTGGACTTCACAGCAAAATATGATGGAGCATCATGTGGATGTATATATACCCCGTTTCAAACTCGAAGACACCTTTGACCTCAACATTACTTTGCAAGCACTGGGGATGACCGATGTGTTTGATGAAAGCAAGGCTGACCTATCAGGCATGTCCCCCTCGCAGCAACTGTTCTTGTCCAAAGTTATTCACAAAGCCTATGTGGATGTTAATGAAGTGGGGACTGAAGCAGCAGCGGCAACAGGTGCTTCTGTGTCTACGAGATCCTTAATATCCTATGAACTCTTTTTAGCTGATCACCCATTCCTCTTCTGTATCCGACATAATCCAACAAACACTATACTTTTCCTCGGCAAATTTTGCTCTCCTTAA